In Sphingomonas psychrotolerans, the following proteins share a genomic window:
- a CDS encoding stage II sporulation protein M, with product MNADPSGGRFRASRQHDWERLETLIDRIERGRAPSLSDEDLFELPVLYRATLSSLSVARETSLDVDLVAYLESLATRAYFILYGVQPPLWRRVSGFFAQAWPEAIRRIGRETLVAVLLTMVGAVAAYLLVIRDPAWFYAIVPADLAGGRGPQSSADELRAVLYHSEGALAVFAAMLFTHNSQVSLMCFALGFAFGVPTVLLLLYNGCILGAFLAIYVSKGLGLQLTAWLSIHGTTELFAIALAGAAGLHIGMAVAFPGRSSRGDAAVAAGRTAAIVMLGVVVMLGVAGLLEGVGRQVVQSDVARAAIGGAALLGWLLYFYCLPLRESADG from the coding sequence GTGAACGCGGACCCGAGCGGCGGGCGTTTCCGCGCGTCGCGCCAGCACGATTGGGAACGGCTCGAAACGCTGATCGACCGCATCGAGCGTGGCCGCGCGCCCTCGCTGAGCGACGAGGATCTGTTCGAACTTCCGGTGCTGTATCGCGCCACTTTGTCGTCACTGTCGGTCGCACGCGAGACTTCGCTCGACGTCGATCTGGTGGCCTATCTCGAATCGCTCGCCACCCGCGCCTATTTCATCCTCTACGGCGTCCAGCCGCCGCTATGGCGCCGGGTGAGCGGCTTCTTCGCACAGGCGTGGCCTGAGGCGATCCGCAGGATCGGGCGCGAGACCCTCGTCGCGGTGTTGCTGACGATGGTCGGCGCGGTCGCGGCTTATCTGCTGGTGATCCGCGATCCGGCGTGGTTCTACGCGATCGTCCCCGCCGATCTTGCGGGCGGGCGCGGCCCCCAGTCGTCGGCCGACGAATTGCGCGCGGTGCTCTATCATTCCGAGGGAGCGCTCGCGGTGTTCGCGGCGATGCTGTTCACGCATAATAGCCAGGTCTCGCTGATGTGCTTCGCGCTCGGCTTCGCGTTCGGCGTGCCGACGGTGCTGCTGCTTCTCTACAATGGCTGCATCCTCGGCGCCTTCCTCGCGATCTACGTTTCGAAAGGCCTCGGGCTACAGCTCACTGCGTGGCTTTCGATTCACGGCACTACCGAGCTGTTCGCGATCGCTCTCGCCGGCGCCGCGGGGCTGCACATCGGCATGGCGGTCGCCTTTCCCGGCCGGTCGTCACGTGGCGACGCAGCCGTCGCGGCGGGCCGCACTGCGGCGATCGTGATGCTTGGCGTGGTGGTGATGCTGGGCGTCGCCGGGCTGCTCGAAGGCGTCGGCCGCCAGGTCGTGCAGAGCGACGTGGCGCGCGCCGCGATCGGCGGAGCGGCGCTGCTCGGCTGGCTGCTTTATTTCTATTGCCTGCCCCTGCGCGAGAGCGCCGATGGCTGA
- a CDS encoding DUF58 domain-containing protein: MLLAAGAPLALLLGVVAPHLWFVGLIWVPLVLTLIGLDALFAAPPPDIRLHCPGAIEIGAPLVVEIAVERGVRSPGTIELAIATGPRLAPLADDRVHIRSDEQTALIAFTAIRRGSDGLRELWSRWTGPLGLIWRQRVEPLDRGVVITPDIRPVRDAATMLLRDAQIGEMMRVDRGEGSEFDALAEWRSGMERRSIDWNHSARHLKLVARENRIERNNQIVFAIDAGRAMCEPVAGLPRIDRAITAALLAAYSALKLGDRVGLFGFDSKPRIASGTVSGTRAFPLMQRLAGELDYSTAETNFTLALATLAGDLTRRSLIVVFTEFTDQAGAELMIRAAASLMKRHLVLFVILEDVELEAIAAAEPRAIDDVSRAVAAAAMLRERRIVVSRLRHLGIHVLEAAHDAVGPALVRQYLDFKRRNLL, from the coding sequence ATGCTGCTGGCGGCCGGCGCGCCGCTCGCATTGCTGCTGGGCGTCGTCGCGCCGCATCTCTGGTTCGTCGGGCTGATCTGGGTGCCGCTCGTCCTGACCTTGATCGGACTCGACGCGCTGTTCGCCGCTCCGCCGCCGGACATCCGGCTGCACTGCCCCGGCGCGATCGAGATCGGCGCGCCGCTGGTTGTCGAGATCGCCGTCGAGCGCGGCGTCCGGTCGCCCGGCACGATCGAACTGGCGATCGCCACCGGACCGCGGCTTGCGCCGCTCGCCGACGATCGCGTCCATATCCGCTCCGACGAGCAAACCGCACTGATCGCCTTCACTGCGATCCGCCGCGGATCGGATGGTTTGCGCGAGCTCTGGAGCCGCTGGACCGGGCCGCTCGGGCTGATCTGGCGCCAGCGCGTCGAACCGCTCGACCGGGGCGTCGTGATCACCCCCGACATCCGCCCGGTGCGCGATGCGGCGACGATGCTGCTGCGCGACGCGCAGATCGGAGAGATGATGCGGGTCGATCGCGGCGAGGGCAGCGAATTCGACGCCCTCGCCGAATGGCGCTCGGGGATGGAACGCCGCTCGATCGACTGGAACCACAGCGCGCGCCACCTCAAGCTGGTCGCGCGCGAGAACCGGATCGAGCGCAACAACCAGATCGTGTTCGCGATCGATGCGGGCCGCGCGATGTGCGAGCCCGTCGCCGGCCTGCCGCGGATCGACCGCGCGATCACCGCCGCGCTGCTCGCCGCTTATTCCGCGCTCAAGCTGGGGGACCGCGTCGGCCTGTTCGGTTTCGATTCGAAGCCGCGCATCGCATCCGGCACCGTATCGGGCACGCGCGCCTTTCCGCTGATGCAGCGGCTCGCCGGCGAGCTCGACTATAGCACGGCCGAGACCAATTTCACCCTCGCGCTCGCCACGCTGGCAGGCGATCTGACGCGCCGCTCGCTGATCGTCGTGTTCACCGAGTTCACCGACCAGGCCGGTGCCGAACTGATGATCCGCGCCGCCGCCAGCCTGATGAAGCGACATCTCGTGCTGTTCGTCATCCTCGAAGATGTGGAGCTCGAAGCCATCGCCGCGGCCGAGCCGCGGGCGATCGACGATGTTTCGCGCGCGGTCGCTGCGGCGGCAATGTTGCGCGAGCGCCGGATCGTCGTATCGCGACTGCGCCATCTCGGCATCCACGTGCTCGAAGCGGCACACGACGCCGTCGGCCCCGCGCTGGTGCGGCAATATCTCGACTTCAAGCGAAGGAATTTGCTGTGA
- a CDS encoding AAA family ATPase, whose protein sequence is MNIDEVKALGDAIRSEVAKAVVGLDDAVELMLVALFASGHILLEGPPGTAKTFLAQCFARAAGLDYGRIQFTPDLLPGDILGSNLFNFQTSSFTLTRGPIFTELLLADEINRTPPKTQAALLEAMQERTVTIDGVDHRLSDRFMVVATQNPIENQGVYPLPEAQLDRFLFKYVVGYPSAEEERRLVAAMGNRFGTPHPEDWGVTRVADAATIRAAADAVSVNRLADEIVDYVVRLVRATRSTGDLQLGASPRAAATLAAAARAYAALDGRDFVLPDDVKRLAPAALRHRVLLSPAAEIDGRSADAVIAALVEQVEAPR, encoded by the coding sequence GTGAACATCGATGAAGTGAAGGCGCTCGGCGATGCGATCCGCAGCGAAGTGGCCAAGGCCGTGGTCGGCCTCGACGACGCCGTCGAGCTGATGCTGGTCGCTTTGTTCGCCTCGGGTCACATCCTGCTCGAAGGGCCGCCCGGCACTGCCAAGACCTTCCTTGCGCAATGCTTCGCGCGCGCGGCGGGGCTCGATTACGGTCGCATCCAGTTCACGCCAGACTTGCTGCCAGGCGACATTCTCGGTTCCAACCTGTTCAATTTCCAGACCTCGTCCTTCACGCTGACCCGCGGGCCGATCTTCACCGAGCTGCTGCTCGCCGACGAGATCAATCGCACCCCGCCCAAGACGCAGGCGGCATTGCTCGAAGCGATGCAGGAGCGCACGGTCACGATCGACGGCGTCGATCATCGGCTGAGCGACCGCTTCATGGTGGTCGCCACGCAGAACCCGATCGAGAATCAGGGCGTCTATCCGCTGCCCGAGGCACAGCTCGACCGGTTCCTGTTCAAATATGTCGTCGGCTACCCTTCGGCAGAAGAAGAGCGACGGCTGGTCGCGGCGATGGGCAATCGCTTCGGCACACCGCATCCCGAAGATTGGGGAGTGACTCGCGTTGCCGACGCCGCGACGATCCGCGCCGCCGCCGATGCAGTCTCGGTCAACCGCCTCGCCGATGAAATCGTCGATTATGTCGTCCGTCTCGTCCGCGCCACGCGCAGCACGGGCGATCTCCAACTCGGCGCCTCGCCGCGTGCGGCCGCGACGCTCGCCGCCGCCGCACGCGCCTATGCCGCGCTCGACGGCCGCGACTTCGTGTTGCCCGACGACGTCAAGCGCCTCGCCCCCGCGGCGCTGCGGCACCGCGTCCTCTTGTCCCCGGCCGCGGAGATCGACGGCCGCTCGGCCGATGCAGTGATCGCGGCACTCGTCGAGCAGGTCGAGGCGCCGCGTTGA
- a CDS encoding DUF4350 domain-containing protein has product MNGASTPAFAARTMLTLVALATVGFLSFLLLFAYADDLRPARNGGTHALSTSAVGFAGLADLVKHTGGEARMVRSEADLDDASFVILTPGPGTDPAAVKRILERRQGLSTLVILPKWVTAPLPNNPQWVRATSTIPEFMAALPISEVVQVAIKSPAGHGLRTISGTGLEPVSTDPHGATLVASHGDSLLTITADPDLFDNKGLATREGAERAMQILDELGATEDAVAFDLTLHGFGRNPNLLKLAFEAPFLPLTLCVLVAALLAGWHAMLRFGPAASPGRGLAFGKRALADNGAALLRLARRRHRTGERYGALVRETAALATGAPAGLSGDALDHYLDRLDPAGEPFSSMAARAADAPDTRRLLDAARDLYHWKRTVTREHR; this is encoded by the coding sequence ATGAACGGCGCTTCGACCCCCGCCTTCGCTGCGCGCACAATGCTGACCCTCGTCGCACTCGCAACTGTCGGCTTCCTCTCATTCCTGTTGCTGTTCGCCTATGCCGACGACTTGCGGCCGGCCCGCAATGGCGGCACGCACGCGCTGTCGACCTCGGCAGTCGGATTTGCGGGCCTCGCCGATCTGGTCAAGCACACCGGTGGCGAAGCGCGCATGGTGCGCAGCGAGGCCGACCTGGACGATGCCAGCTTCGTGATCCTGACCCCCGGCCCGGGAACCGACCCCGCCGCGGTCAAACGCATCCTCGAGCGCCGTCAGGGGCTATCCACGCTCGTGATCTTGCCGAAATGGGTCACCGCGCCCTTGCCCAACAACCCCCAATGGGTGCGTGCGACCAGCACGATTCCGGAGTTCATGGCTGCGCTGCCGATTTCGGAAGTCGTTCAGGTCGCCATCAAAAGCCCCGCCGGCCACGGCCTGCGCACGATTTCTGGAACCGGGCTGGAGCCCGTGTCCACCGACCCGCATGGTGCCACGCTCGTCGCCTCCCACGGCGATAGCCTGCTCACCATCACCGCGGATCCCGATCTGTTCGACAATAAGGGACTCGCGACGCGCGAGGGCGCCGAGCGGGCGATGCAGATCCTCGACGAACTCGGTGCGACCGAAGATGCTGTCGCCTTCGATCTCACGCTGCACGGCTTCGGGCGGAATCCAAACCTGCTCAAGCTCGCGTTCGAGGCGCCGTTCCTGCCGCTCACGCTGTGCGTCCTCGTCGCGGCGTTGCTGGCGGGCTGGCACGCGATGCTGCGCTTCGGACCGGCAGCCTCACCCGGGCGCGGCCTTGCCTTCGGCAAGCGCGCGCTCGCCGACAACGGCGCAGCGTTGCTACGCCTCGCCCGGCGCCGCCACCGGACCGGAGAGCGCTATGGGGCGCTCGTCCGCGAGACCGCCGCTCTGGCCACCGGTGCGCCGGCGGGATTGAGCGGCGACGCACTCGACCACTATCTCGATCGCCTCGACCCCGCCGGCGAACCCTTTTCGAGCATGGCTGCCCGCGCCGCCGATGCTCCCGACACGCGCCGCCTGCTCGATGCAGCGCGCGATCTTTATCATTGGAAGAGGACCGTGACGCGTGAACATCGATGA
- a CDS encoding replication-associated recombination protein A, with translation MADLFATDEQPAPAEVPTSGPLADRLRPRQLDEVVGQEHLTGPEGAIGRMVAAGKLSSIILWGPPGTGKTTIARLLAAAVGLRFVAISAVFSGVADLKKVFAEAREYARLGRKTLLFVDEIHRFNRAQQDGFLPYVEDGTVTLVGATTENPSFELNAALLSRAQVLILQRLGHEALCKLLDRAEALEDRPLPLTPEARDALVASADGDGRFLLNQAETLFSVSFEAPLTPAALGDFLQRRVAVYDKDREGHYNLISALHKSIRGSDPQAALYYLARMLTAGEEPLYVLRRLTRAAVEDIGLADPNALVQCIAAKDTYDFLGSPEGELAIAQACLYLATAPKSNAAYAAQKAAWRSAKETGSLMPPQNILNAPTKLMKQIGYGKGYTYDHDAEGGFSGDNYWPDEMTPQTFYAPTDRGMEKRIAERMAWWDEMREKRRDG, from the coding sequence ATGGCTGATCTTTTCGCGACCGACGAACAACCCGCTCCCGCCGAAGTGCCGACCAGCGGCCCGCTCGCCGATCGCCTGCGTCCCCGCCAGCTCGACGAAGTGGTCGGCCAGGAACACCTCACCGGTCCCGAGGGCGCGATCGGGCGCATGGTCGCCGCGGGCAAGCTCAGCTCGATCATCCTGTGGGGTCCGCCCGGCACCGGCAAGACCACGATCGCCCGCCTGCTCGCCGCCGCGGTGGGGCTGCGCTTCGTCGCGATCTCGGCGGTCTTCTCGGGCGTCGCCGATCTCAAAAAGGTCTTCGCCGAGGCGCGCGAATATGCCCGGCTCGGCCGAAAGACCCTGCTCTTCGTCGACGAGATCCATCGATTCAATCGCGCCCAGCAGGACGGTTTCCTGCCCTATGTAGAGGACGGTACCGTCACCTTGGTCGGGGCTACGACCGAGAACCCCTCGTTCGAGCTCAATGCGGCACTGCTCAGCCGCGCGCAGGTCCTCATCCTCCAGCGGCTCGGCCATGAGGCTTTGTGCAAGCTGCTCGACCGCGCCGAGGCGCTCGAGGATCGCCCCCTCCCCCTCACGCCCGAGGCACGCGATGCGCTGGTCGCCAGCGCCGACGGCGACGGCCGCTTCCTGCTCAACCAGGCCGAGACGCTCTTCTCGGTCAGCTTCGAGGCGCCGCTGACGCCCGCGGCACTCGGCGATTTCCTCCAGCGCCGCGTCGCGGTCTACGACAAGGACCGCGAGGGCCATTACAACCTCATCTCGGCGCTGCATAAGTCGATCCGCGGCAGCGACCCGCAGGCCGCGCTTTATTATCTCGCCCGGATGCTGACCGCCGGCGAGGAGCCGCTCTACGTGCTGCGCCGCCTGACCCGCGCGGCGGTGGAGGATATCGGCCTCGCCGACCCCAATGCGCTCGTCCAGTGCATCGCGGCCAAGGATACCTACGACTTTCTCGGCTCGCCCGAGGGCGAGCTCGCGATCGCGCAGGCGTGCCTCTATCTCGCCACTGCGCCCAAATCGAATGCGGCCTATGCCGCGCAGAAGGCGGCGTGGCGCTCGGCGAAGGAAACCGGGTCGCTGATGCCGCCCCAGAACATCCTCAACGCGCCGACCAAGCTGATGAAGCAGATCGGCTACGGCAAGGGCTATACCTACGATCACGACGCCGAGGGCGGCTTTTCGGGCGACAATTACTGGCCCGACGAGATGACCCCGCAGACCTTCTACGCCCCCACCGATCGCGGCATGGAAAAGCGCATCGCCGAGCGCATGGCGTGGTGGGACGAGATGCGGGAAAAGCGCCGCGATGGCTGA